In a genomic window of [Empedobacter] haloabium:
- a CDS encoding glycoside hydrolase 43 family protein has translation MPPWQPDQGDGTYRNPVLHADYSDPDAIRVGERYYMTASSFNYVPGLPLLESDDMVNWRLVGHALPRLVPEGTFATPQFGKGVWAPCLRWHDGKFWIFYPDPDHGVYVITAERFAGPWSAPHLLLPGKGIIDPTPLWDDDGNAWLLHAWAKSRAGINNILTLRRMAPDGRTLLDDKGRDIIDGNRLPGYRTLEGPKFYKRNGYYYVFAPAGGVAEGWQSVFRARSIEGPYEERIVLDQGRSAVNGPHQGAWVRAADGKDWFLHFQDKKAYGRIVHLQPLRWADGWPVIGTDGLAPHKGEPVARHAKPAAGAVAAPATSDEFSSTTLGPQWQWNANPQPGWHSLSVHHGALRLFTQAVPAARDFVRGAPILSQKVPAPAFSVRTHVALHDALDGDRAGLIVDGMQYAWIGLRRQAGRTQLVYAQCAPAVMRCTEATQVLLADAPPAMHLRLDWADGARVRFSYSADGAAWTPAPGSFAAQPGRWVGATLGLFSVGEHAGGYADFDYFRVSR, from the coding sequence ATGCCACCGTGGCAGCCCGACCAGGGCGACGGCACTTATCGCAATCCTGTGCTGCACGCCGATTATTCGGACCCGGACGCCATCCGCGTGGGCGAGCGCTATTACATGACGGCTTCCAGCTTCAACTACGTGCCCGGCCTGCCGCTGCTGGAGTCCGATGACATGGTCAACTGGCGCCTGGTCGGCCACGCGCTGCCGCGCCTCGTGCCGGAAGGGACGTTCGCGACGCCCCAATTCGGCAAGGGCGTGTGGGCACCGTGCCTGCGCTGGCACGACGGCAAATTCTGGATCTTCTATCCCGACCCGGACCACGGCGTGTACGTCATCACCGCCGAGCGTTTCGCCGGCCCATGGAGCGCGCCGCACCTGCTCCTGCCCGGCAAGGGCATCATCGACCCGACCCCGCTGTGGGACGACGACGGCAACGCCTGGCTGCTGCACGCCTGGGCCAAGAGCCGCGCCGGCATCAACAACATCCTGACCTTGCGGCGCATGGCCCCGGACGGCCGCACCCTGCTGGACGACAAGGGCCGCGACATCATCGACGGCAACCGGCTGCCGGGCTACCGCACGCTGGAAGGCCCCAAGTTCTACAAGCGGAACGGTTACTACTATGTGTTCGCCCCGGCCGGCGGCGTGGCCGAAGGCTGGCAGAGCGTGTTCCGCGCCCGTTCCATCGAGGGCCCGTACGAGGAGCGCATCGTGCTGGACCAGGGCCGCAGCGCCGTCAACGGCCCGCACCAGGGCGCCTGGGTGCGCGCGGCGGACGGCAAGGACTGGTTCCTGCATTTCCAGGACAAGAAGGCCTACGGGCGCATCGTGCACCTGCAGCCGCTGCGTTGGGCCGACGGCTGGCCCGTCATTGGCACGGATGGCCTCGCGCCGCACAAGGGCGAGCCGGTCGCACGGCATGCCAAGCCCGCCGCCGGGGCCGTCGCCGCGCCCGCGACCAGCGACGAGTTCTCGTCCACTACGCTGGGGCCGCAATGGCAATGGAACGCCAATCCGCAACCCGGCTGGCATTCGCTGTCGGTGCATCACGGCGCGTTGCGGCTGTTCACGCAGGCGGTGCCGGCCGCGCGCGACTTCGTACGCGGTGCGCCGATCCTGTCGCAGAAGGTGCCGGCGCCGGCGTTCAGCGTGCGCACCCACGTGGCCTTGCACGACGCGCTTGACGGCGACCGCGCCGGCCTGATCGTCGACGGCATGCAGTATGCGTGGATCGGACTGCGCCGGCAGGCGGGCCGCACGCAGCTGGTGTATGCGCAGTGCGCACCGGCCGTGATGCGCTGCACGGAAGCGACGCAGGTGCTGCTGGCCGATGCGCCGCCCGCAATGCACCTGCGGCTGGACTGGGCCGATGGCGCGAGGGTGCGGTTCTCGTACAGCGCCGATGGCGCGGCGTGGACGCCGGCCCCGGGATCGTTCGCCGCGCAGCCGGGGCGCTGGGTCGGGGCGACGCTGGGGTTGTTCAGCGTTGGCGAGCACGCCGGCGGCTATGCCGACTTCGATTATTTTCGGGTGAGCCGCTAG
- a CDS encoding tetratricopeptide repeat protein: MHSIDPSDIGALLRQAVAHHQRGELAQADALYAAVLARDPANFDALHLSGVIARQRQAPELALDLITQALAIDAGRAIAHCNLGAVLQDLGREQDALASYERALALQPDYPMALCNRGNALRRLGRLDEALASYERALALAPSYAEAFCNRALALQALDRHADALDAFGAALTQRPAYAEALHGAGVSLAALDQAEDALEAFDRALRAQPDYVASWCSRGTLLLRAQEAHAALDSYDQALRLRPGHPRAQLGRANALRALGRRDEAIAAYEAAAACGADGATVAYLLASLGAAPAPQASPAGYVAALFDQYAGRFDRHLVDVLRYRTPTLLADVLARQLAGRSGLDILDLGCGTGLCGPLLRPLARQLEGVDLSAGMLAQARELGVYDALACGELTAYLAQTPARWDVLTAADVLVYVGDLDPVLAAARQGLRAGGTFVFSVEALDGDGYSLRASGRYAHAAEYLAMLAARHGFTVREQVACTLREDSGEPVAGLVFALGL; this comes from the coding sequence ATGCATTCCATCGACCCTTCCGACATCGGCGCGCTGCTGCGCCAGGCCGTGGCGCACCACCAGCGCGGCGAGCTGGCCCAGGCCGACGCGCTGTATGCCGCCGTGCTGGCGCGCGACCCTGCCAATTTCGATGCGCTCCATCTCTCGGGCGTGATCGCGCGCCAGCGCCAGGCACCGGAGCTGGCGCTGGACCTGATCACGCAGGCGCTGGCCATCGACGCCGGCCGTGCCATCGCCCACTGCAACCTGGGCGCCGTGCTGCAGGACCTCGGCCGCGAGCAGGACGCCCTGGCCAGCTACGAACGCGCGCTGGCGCTGCAGCCGGACTATCCGATGGCGCTGTGCAATCGCGGCAATGCGCTGCGACGCCTGGGCCGGCTGGACGAAGCACTGGCCAGCTACGAGCGCGCACTGGCGCTGGCGCCAAGCTATGCCGAGGCGTTCTGCAACCGCGCGCTGGCGCTGCAGGCGCTGGACCGGCATGCCGACGCGCTGGACGCTTTCGGCGCGGCCCTGACGCAGCGGCCGGCATATGCGGAGGCCTTGCACGGTGCCGGCGTCTCGCTGGCGGCGCTCGACCAGGCCGAGGATGCGCTGGAGGCGTTCGACCGCGCGCTGCGTGCGCAACCCGATTACGTGGCGTCTTGGTGCAGCCGCGGCACCTTGCTGCTGCGTGCGCAGGAGGCGCACGCGGCGCTGGACAGCTACGACCAGGCGCTGCGCCTGCGCCCCGGCCATCCGCGTGCCCAGCTGGGTCGGGCCAACGCGTTGCGTGCACTGGGCCGGCGCGATGAGGCCATTGCCGCTTACGAGGCGGCCGCCGCCTGCGGCGCCGATGGCGCCACTGTGGCCTACCTGCTCGCGTCGCTGGGCGCCGCGCCCGCGCCGCAGGCCTCGCCCGCCGGCTACGTGGCGGCGCTGTTCGACCAATACGCCGGCCGCTTCGACCGCCACCTGGTCGACGTGCTGCGCTATCGCACCCCAACGCTGCTGGCGGACGTGCTGGCGCGCCAGCTGGCAGGCCGCAGTGGGCTCGATATCCTCGACCTGGGCTGCGGCACGGGCCTGTGCGGGCCGCTGTTGCGGCCGTTGGCGCGTCAGCTGGAAGGTGTCGACCTGTCGGCCGGCATGCTGGCGCAGGCGCGCGAGCTGGGCGTCTACGATGCGCTGGCCTGCGGCGAGCTGACGGCCTATCTGGCGCAGACGCCGGCGCGCTGGGACGTGCTGACGGCCGCCGACGTGCTGGTCTACGTCGGCGACCTCGATCCCGTGCTGGCGGCGGCGCGGCAGGGGCTGCGCGCTGGCGGAACGTTCGTGTTCTCGGTCGAGGCGCTGGACGGCGACGGCTATTCCCTGCGCGCGTCGGGCCGGTATGCGCACGCGGCCGAATATCTTGCCATGCTCGCCGCGCGGCACGGTTTCACGGTGCGCGAGCAGGTGGCGTGCACCTTGCGCGAGGACAGCGGCGAACCGGTCGCCGGGCTGGTGTTCGCGTTGGGTCTCTAG
- a CDS encoding S8 family serine peptidase — protein sequence MMKKYVVLRSSAPAEARVQPGLAGTRLFETLRHAAAQPQITVERLSDRELAQARAEPDVRLVAPTMPTRLIEPFKSAAPAAAADSWGIAAVGADKSRFTGAGVTVCVLDTGIDANHAAFKGVDLVTNDFSGDGIDDVVGHGTHCAGTIFGRDVGRRIGIARGVEKALIGKVLGNDGSGSSEMLFNGMTWALQQNANIISMSLGFDFPGMVEELTKGGMPVALATSQALEAYRGNLRMFDAIMAMLDAQGGLGIEPLVVAAAGNESRRDDNKDFRIAVSLPAAANDVVSVAAIGKRNDKLFVANFSNYMARISAPGVDITSAFPGGGFETWSGTSMACPHVAGVAALWWEALQKGGGQADARTVAAKLSATARRDVFPADIDGTDIGDGFLTAPE from the coding sequence ATGATGAAAAAATACGTGGTCCTGAGAAGCAGTGCGCCCGCCGAAGCACGCGTGCAGCCCGGCCTGGCCGGCACCCGGCTGTTCGAGACGCTGCGCCATGCCGCCGCCCAGCCGCAAATCACCGTCGAGCGCCTGAGCGACAGAGAGCTGGCGCAAGCGCGCGCCGAGCCGGATGTGCGCCTGGTCGCACCGACGATGCCGACCCGCCTGATCGAGCCGTTCAAGAGCGCCGCCCCGGCCGCCGCGGCCGACAGCTGGGGTATCGCGGCAGTAGGCGCGGACAAGAGCCGCTTCACGGGCGCCGGCGTCACCGTCTGCGTGCTCGACACGGGCATCGACGCGAACCACGCGGCATTCAAGGGCGTCGACCTCGTCACCAACGACTTCAGCGGCGACGGCATCGACGACGTGGTCGGCCACGGTACCCACTGCGCCGGCACGATCTTCGGTCGCGACGTCGGCCGCCGCATCGGCATCGCACGCGGTGTCGAGAAGGCGTTGATCGGGAAAGTGCTGGGCAACGACGGCTCCGGCAGTTCCGAGATGCTGTTCAACGGCATGACCTGGGCGCTGCAGCAGAACGCCAACATCATCTCGATGTCGCTGGGCTTCGACTTCCCCGGCATGGTGGAAGAGCTGACGAAGGGCGGCATGCCGGTCGCGCTGGCCACGTCGCAGGCACTGGAGGCGTATCGCGGCAATCTGCGCATGTTCGACGCGATCATGGCGATGCTGGACGCGCAGGGCGGGCTGGGTATCGAACCGCTGGTCGTGGCGGCCGCGGGCAACGAAAGCCGGCGCGACGACAACAAGGACTTCCGCATCGCCGTCTCGCTGCCGGCGGCGGCGAACGACGTCGTCAGCGTGGCCGCGATCGGCAAGCGCAACGACAAGCTGTTCGTGGCCAATTTCTCCAACTACATGGCACGCATCAGCGCCCCCGGCGTGGACATCACGTCGGCCTTCCCCGGCGGCGGCTTCGAAACCTGGAGCGGCACCAGCATGGCCTGCCCGCACGTGGCCGGGGTGGCCGCGCTGTGGTGGGAGGCGCTGCAGAAAGGCGGCGGCCAGGCCGACGCCCGCACGGTCGCGGCCAAACTGTCGGCCACGGCACGGCGCGACGTGTTCCCGGCCGATATCGACGGGACCGATATCGGCGATGGGTTCCTGACGGCGCCTGAGTAA
- a CDS encoding M56 family metallopeptidase, with protein sequence MSALVDALGWTLVHFLWQGALIGLATAAVLALLRDAAPQQRYLVACVGLLLCIAWPTSQLTLRLQGDLMVHDAYAALAPTGVAAGALALKPYMTWIVAAWSAGSLALALRTVLGLAWIGRSARHGGRDPAWQARLAELAQAMGMRRPVRLRVVERLASPVTALWWRPVVLVPASLLSGLPPELLQALLAHELAHVRRHDYLVNLLQNAIETVLFYHPAVWWLSRRIRHERELIADAIAADHAGGPRRLAIALSELEKRQFTHPEPALAANGGDMMDRITRLLRPAPSRKGPATLAAVLPALALATVCVASLAQAGVDVPVEKPEKQAYIDFATCAKPAWPAEALAAKQTGTVTLRFLIDRDGSVADSQVRKSSGHPSLDEAARAGIAKCRFKPASNGGKPVKAWNMMQYVWVLE encoded by the coding sequence ATGAGCGCCCTGGTCGATGCCCTCGGCTGGACGCTCGTCCATTTCCTCTGGCAGGGTGCGCTGATCGGCCTGGCGACGGCCGCCGTGCTGGCACTGCTGCGCGACGCCGCGCCGCAGCAGCGCTACCTGGTGGCGTGCGTCGGCCTGCTGCTGTGTATCGCATGGCCGACCAGCCAGCTGACGCTGCGATTGCAAGGCGACCTGATGGTCCATGACGCGTATGCCGCGCTGGCCCCGACCGGGGTCGCCGCGGGCGCGCTGGCATTGAAACCCTATATGACGTGGATCGTGGCGGCATGGAGCGCGGGCAGCCTGGCGCTGGCGCTGCGCACGGTATTGGGCCTGGCCTGGATCGGCCGCAGCGCCCGGCACGGCGGCCGCGATCCGGCGTGGCAGGCCCGGCTGGCCGAGCTGGCACAGGCGATGGGAATGCGGCGCCCGGTACGGCTGCGCGTCGTCGAGCGACTGGCCAGCCCCGTCACGGCGCTGTGGTGGCGCCCCGTCGTGCTGGTGCCGGCCAGCCTGCTGTCCGGCCTGCCGCCCGAGCTGCTGCAGGCGTTGCTGGCCCACGAACTGGCCCACGTGCGCCGCCACGATTACCTCGTCAACCTGCTGCAGAACGCGATCGAGACGGTGCTGTTCTACCACCCGGCCGTCTGGTGGCTGTCGCGCCGCATCCGCCATGAGCGCGAGCTGATCGCGGACGCCATCGCGGCCGACCACGCCGGCGGTCCGCGCCGGCTGGCCATTGCCCTTTCCGAACTGGAGAAACGCCAGTTCACCCACCCCGAACCGGCCCTCGCGGCCAATGGAGGAGACATGATGGACCGCATTACCCGACTGCTGCGCCCCGCCCCCAGCCGTAAAGGCCCAGCCACGCTGGCCGCCGTCCTGCCCGCACTGGCACTGGCCACGGTCTGCGTCGCCAGCCTCGCGCAGGCCGGTGTCGATGTACCGGTGGAAAAGCCCGAGAAGCAGGCCTATATCGACTTCGCCACCTGCGCCAAGCCCGCGTGGCCGGCCGAAGCGCTGGCGGCAAAACAAACCGGCACCGTCACGCTGCGCTTCCTGATCGATCGCGACGGCAGCGTGGCCGACTCGCAGGTACGCAAGTCCAGCGGACATCCGTCCCTGGACGAAGCGGCGCGCGCCGGCATCGCCAAATGCCGCTTCAAGCCGGCCAGCAATGGCGGCAAGCCGGTCAAGGCATGGAACATGATGCAATACGTCTGGGTATTGGAATGA
- a CDS encoding acetyl-CoA C-acyltransferase has translation MSKQLQDAYIVAATRTPIGKAPRGMFNKTRPDDLLVHAIRGAMAAVPNLDPALIVDAIVGCSFPEAEQGFNIARNSVVLAGLPNTVGGVTVNRYCASGITALAMAADRIRVGEADVMIAGGVESMSMVPMMGHHPSINMDTFKDENVGLAYGMGLTAENVAKQWKVSREDQDAFGLESHRRAIAAQQAGYFKDEITPVEIITRTPDLRTGEIKIGKRTVDADEGPRADASIEGMAKLKPVFAAKGSVTAATSSQMSDGAGALIVVSEKILKEHNLTPLAKFSSFAVRGVPPEIMGIGPKVAIPAALAAAGITQDQLDWIELNEAFAAQALAVIRDLNLDTSKVNPMGGAIALGHPLGATGAIRAATVVHALRRNNLKYGMVTMCVGAGMGAAGIIERV, from the coding sequence ATGAGCAAACAACTTCAAGACGCATACATCGTCGCAGCGACCCGCACCCCGATCGGCAAGGCGCCACGCGGCATGTTCAACAAGACGCGCCCGGACGACCTGCTGGTGCACGCGATCCGCGGCGCCATGGCCGCCGTGCCGAACCTGGACCCGGCCCTGATCGTCGACGCGATCGTCGGCTGCTCGTTCCCGGAAGCGGAGCAGGGCTTCAACATCGCCCGTAATTCGGTCGTGCTGGCCGGCCTGCCGAACACGGTCGGCGGCGTCACCGTCAACCGCTACTGCGCCTCCGGCATCACCGCCCTGGCGATGGCGGCGGACCGCATCCGCGTCGGCGAAGCCGACGTGATGATCGCCGGCGGCGTCGAATCGATGTCGATGGTGCCGATGATGGGCCACCACCCGTCGATCAACATGGACACGTTCAAGGACGAGAACGTGGGCCTGGCCTACGGCATGGGCCTGACGGCCGAGAACGTGGCGAAGCAATGGAAGGTGTCGCGCGAAGACCAGGACGCCTTCGGCCTGGAATCGCACCGCCGCGCCATCGCCGCCCAGCAGGCCGGCTACTTCAAGGACGAGATCACGCCGGTAGAAATCATCACCCGCACGCCTGACCTGCGTACCGGCGAGATCAAGATCGGTAAGCGCACCGTCGATGCGGACGAAGGCCCACGTGCCGACGCGTCGATCGAAGGCATGGCGAAGCTCAAGCCCGTCTTCGCCGCCAAGGGTTCCGTGACGGCGGCAACGTCGTCGCAGATGTCGGACGGCGCCGGCGCGCTGATCGTCGTCTCGGAGAAGATCCTGAAGGAACACAACCTGACGCCGCTGGCCAAGTTCTCGTCGTTCGCCGTGCGCGGCGTGCCGCCGGAAATCATGGGCATCGGCCCGAAGGTGGCGATTCCTGCCGCGCTGGCCGCCGCCGGCATCACGCAGGACCAGCTGGACTGGATCGAGCTGAACGAAGCCTTCGCCGCCCAGGCGCTGGCCGTGATCCGCGACCTGAACCTGGACACCAGCAAGGTCAACCCGATGGGCGGCGCAATCGCCCTGGGCCACCCGCTGGGCGCGACCGGTGCGATCCGCGCCGCGACCGTCGTGCACGCACTGCGCCGCAACAACCTGAAGTACGGCATGGTGACGATGTGCGTCGGCGCCGGCATGGGCGCTGCTGGTATCATCGAGCGCGTGTAA
- a CDS encoding BlaI/MecI/CopY family transcriptional regulator produces the protein MKRPDTPKPTAAELELLQVLWPLGAATARQVHEAMQLERPDLAYGAVLRLMQVMHGKGLLIRDDSQRSHIYAPAQPRDALQTSLLQDLLQRAFAGSAKALVLAALKTGISKKEREEIERMLKEDEQ, from the coding sequence ATGAAACGACCCGACACCCCCAAACCCACCGCCGCCGAGCTGGAACTGCTGCAAGTGCTGTGGCCCCTGGGCGCCGCCACGGCGCGTCAGGTGCACGAGGCGATGCAACTGGAACGACCCGACCTGGCCTACGGCGCCGTGCTGCGGCTGATGCAGGTCATGCACGGCAAGGGCCTGCTGATTCGCGACGACAGCCAGCGCTCGCACATCTACGCCCCCGCCCAGCCGCGCGACGCGCTGCAGACCAGCCTGTTGCAGGACCTGCTGCAGCGCGCCTTCGCCGGCTCGGCCAAGGCGCTCGTGCTGGCCGCGCTGAAGACCGGCATCTCGAAAAAGGAGCGCGAGGAGATCGAGCGCATGCTGAAGGAGGACGAGCAATGA
- the pnuC gene encoding nicotinamide riboside transporter PnuC yields MTLEIAANAVMAVSIVLAGRNNVHSWWLGIVGCALFAVLFHDVRLYADVALQVFFILTCIVGWVQWLRGGGGAPLPITSASVRTLAQLAVAGIAATAAYGLMLREFTDAYAPFIDSAVLAFSVIAQLLLMGRRIETWPVWLLVNTISVPLYASRGLNLTAVLYAAYWVNALVSWWWWRRQMRTAT; encoded by the coding sequence TTGACATTGGAAATCGCCGCCAACGCCGTCATGGCCGTCTCGATCGTGCTGGCCGGCCGCAATAATGTCCATTCCTGGTGGCTCGGCATCGTCGGCTGCGCGCTGTTCGCGGTGTTGTTCCACGACGTGCGGCTGTATGCCGACGTGGCGCTGCAGGTGTTCTTCATCCTGACCTGCATCGTCGGCTGGGTGCAGTGGCTGCGCGGCGGGGGCGGCGCGCCGCTGCCGATCACGTCCGCCAGCGTGCGTACCCTGGCGCAGCTGGCGGTTGCCGGCATCGCGGCCACCGCCGCCTATGGCCTGATGCTGCGCGAGTTCACGGACGCCTACGCGCCGTTCATCGATTCCGCCGTGCTGGCGTTTTCCGTGATCGCGCAGCTGCTGCTGATGGGGCGCCGCATCGAGACGTGGCCCGTCTGGCTGCTGGTGAACACGATCTCGGTGCCGCTGTACGCCAGCCGTGGGCTGAACTTGACGGCCGTGCTGTACGCGGCGTACTGGGTCAATGCGCTGGTGTCGTGGTGGTGGTGGCGGCGGCAGATGCGCACCGCCACCTGA
- a CDS encoding enoyl-CoA hydratase, translating to MDILVSKEGGILTLEFNRPERKNAITSAMYQTMADTINAAETDNEVRAILIAGKPEIFTAGNDLDDFMKTARPSTAEEFANRPVFQFMRALSGTTKPVVAAIGGMAIGIGTTLLMHCDLVYAGDSAKFSVPFTQLGLCPEFGSSMLMPLAAGHARAAEKLMLGEPFTAQEAYDMGIVSKVLPAAEVLDYARAQAAKLVALPAASIRTTKSLMTQGRKEELNAIIAKESKLFGEMLLAPEAKEAFMAFFEKRKPDFTKFA from the coding sequence ATGGACATCCTCGTCAGCAAGGAAGGCGGCATCCTCACGCTGGAATTCAACCGCCCCGAGCGCAAGAACGCGATCACCTCCGCGATGTACCAGACCATGGCGGACACGATCAACGCGGCCGAGACGGACAACGAAGTGCGCGCCATCCTGATCGCCGGCAAGCCGGAGATCTTCACGGCCGGGAACGACCTGGACGACTTCATGAAAACCGCGCGCCCCAGTACGGCCGAGGAATTCGCCAACCGTCCCGTGTTCCAGTTCATGCGCGCCCTGTCGGGCACCACCAAGCCCGTGGTGGCGGCGATCGGCGGCATGGCGATTGGCATCGGCACCACGCTGCTGATGCATTGCGACCTGGTCTACGCCGGCGACAGCGCCAAGTTCTCCGTGCCGTTCACGCAGCTGGGCCTGTGCCCTGAATTCGGCTCGTCGATGCTGATGCCGCTGGCCGCCGGCCACGCCCGCGCCGCCGAGAAGCTGATGCTGGGCGAGCCGTTCACGGCCCAGGAAGCCTACGACATGGGCATCGTCTCGAAAGTGCTGCCGGCCGCCGAAGTGCTGGACTACGCGCGCGCGCAAGCGGCCAAGCTGGTCGCGCTGCCGGCCGCGTCGATCCGTACGACCAAGAGCCTGATGACGCAGGGCCGCAAGGAAGAGCTCAATGCCATCATCGCCAAGGAAAGCAAGCTGTTCGGCGAGATGCTGCTGGCGCCGGAAGCGAAGGAAGCGTTCATGGCTTTCTTCGAGAAGCGCAAGCCGGATTTCACCAAGTTCGCGTAA
- a CDS encoding SIMPL domain-containing protein (The SIMPL domain is named for its presence in mouse protein SIMPL (signalling molecule that associates with mouse pelle-like kinase). Bacterial member BP26, from Brucella, was shown to assemble into a channel-like structure, while YggE from E. coli has been associated with resistance to oxidative stress.): MMRSIVVAGIAALLAMPAAGAAELPSYPLVSTAGKAQAWLPPDQGELQFETGAQHTSAEAASAALGELSTTIATLLAQHGVADADVDSAELAKKTVGLSKPAADGATSAYVLTRHYRVQVRELARWPALVAALLATEHVDSLGVSFDRSDSEQLNRDLLRQAADDARANGTALARSFGRKLGPAMAITRGPLDKLSAPFIAQAAGGETLPRAPAMANYAVPPSIPFAQSVTAIFRLQ; this comes from the coding sequence ATGATGCGGTCGATCGTCGTCGCTGGCATCGCGGCGCTGCTGGCAATGCCAGCGGCGGGCGCGGCGGAACTGCCCTCGTACCCTCTGGTTTCCACCGCCGGCAAAGCGCAAGCCTGGCTTCCCCCGGATCAGGGCGAGCTGCAGTTCGAGACGGGCGCCCAGCACACCAGCGCGGAGGCAGCCAGCGCCGCGCTGGGCGAGCTGTCCACCACCATCGCCACGCTGCTGGCGCAGCACGGCGTGGCCGACGCCGACGTCGACAGCGCGGAGCTGGCCAAGAAAACGGTCGGGCTGAGCAAGCCGGCGGCGGACGGCGCCACCTCGGCCTATGTGCTGACGCGCCACTACCGCGTGCAGGTGCGCGAGCTGGCGCGCTGGCCGGCGCTGGTGGCCGCACTGCTGGCGACGGAGCACGTGGACAGCCTGGGCGTCTCGTTCGACCGCAGCGACAGCGAACAGCTCAACCGCGACCTGCTGCGCCAGGCGGCCGACGACGCCCGCGCCAACGGCACGGCGCTGGCGCGCTCGTTCGGCCGCAAGCTGGGGCCGGCGATGGCGATCACACGCGGGCCGCTGGACAAGCTGTCGGCGCCCTTCATCGCGCAGGCGGCCGGCGGCGAGACCCTGCCGCGCGCGCCCGCCATGGCCAACTACGCTGTGCCGCCGTCGATCCCGTTCGCGCAGTCGGTGACGGCGATCTTCCGGCTGCAGTAG